In the genome of Gloeotrichia echinulata CP02, one region contains:
- a CDS encoding nuclease A inhibitor family protein: protein MSNNQIKEQLNVASDGLLFMSESDYPLEPFLWEVTAPATSEKVLQQTHQSNDTPLQVVTVDDFFSVATTPEDWYGDEETETVTRYQKLVHILKQNLSNLQVYRLGKIEIDVYVVGETPTGNLAGLSTKVIET from the coding sequence ATGAGTAACAACCAAATCAAAGAGCAACTCAACGTAGCATCTGACGGTTTACTTTTTATGAGTGAAAGTGACTATCCCCTAGAACCATTCTTGTGGGAAGTTACAGCACCAGCAACATCTGAAAAAGTTCTACAACAGACTCATCAATCTAACGATACACCACTTCAAGTTGTCACAGTAGATGATTTCTTCAGTGTCGCCACAACCCCAGAAGACTGGTATGGTGATGAAGAAACAGAAACTGTCACACGATATCAAAAGCTAGTACATATCCTCAAACAAAATTTGAGCAATTTGCAAGTGTATCGTCTCGGAAAAATTGAAATTGATGTGTATGTTGTCGGAGAAACCCCCACAGGAAATTTAGCGGGACTTTCCACTAAAGTTATCGAAACTTGA
- the apcA gene encoding allophycocyanin subunit alpha produces the protein MSIVTKAIVNADAEARYLSPGELDRIKSFVSTGERRLRIAQVLTDSRERLVKSAGEQVFQKRPDVVSPGGNAYGQELTATCLRDLDYYLRLVTYGIVSGDVTPIEEIGVIGAREMYKSLGTPIEGITEGIRGLKNAAASLLSAEDAAEAGAYFDYVIGALS, from the coding sequence ATGAGTATCGTCACGAAAGCGATCGTGAATGCTGACGCAGAAGCCCGCTATCTCAGCCCCGGTGAACTAGATCGGATCAAGAGCTTTGTTTCCACTGGTGAGCGCCGTCTTCGCATTGCTCAAGTTTTGACCGACAGCCGCGAGCGTTTGGTTAAGAGCGCAGGCGAACAAGTGTTCCAAAAGCGTCCTGATGTTGTATCTCCTGGTGGTAACGCTTACGGTCAAGAATTGACCGCTACTTGCTTGCGTGACCTGGATTACTACCTCCGCCTCGTTACCTACGGAATCGTATCTGGTGATGTTACACCCATCGAAGAAATCGGTGTAATCGGCGCTCGTGAAATGTACAAGTCCTTGGGTACTCCTATCGAAGGTATTACCGAAGGTATCCGTGGTCTGAAGAATGCTGCTGCTTCCTTGCTGTCTGCTGAAGATGCAGCTGAAGCTGGTGCTTACTTTGACTATGTAATTGGCGCCCTATCGTAG
- the apcB gene encoding allophycocyanin subunit beta, translating into MAQDAITAVINSADVQGKYLDKNALDKLKAYFSTGELRVRAAGTISANAAAIVKEAVAKSLLYSDVTRPGGNMYTTRRYAACIRDLDYYLRYATYAMLAGDVSILDERVLNGLKETYNSLGVPVGSTVQAIQAIKEVTASLVGSDAGKEMGTYLDYISSGLS; encoded by the coding sequence ATGGCTCAAGACGCAATTACCGCTGTAATTAATTCTGCGGATGTTCAAGGTAAGTATCTTGATAAGAATGCTTTAGACAAGTTAAAAGCTTACTTCTCTACAGGTGAACTGCGTGTACGTGCTGCTGGCACCATCAGCGCTAACGCTGCGGCGATCGTTAAAGAAGCTGTAGCAAAATCTTTGCTATACTCTGACGTAACCCGTCCCGGTGGTAACATGTATACCACCCGCCGTTACGCTGCTTGTATCCGCGATTTGGATTACTACCTCCGCTATGCTACCTATGCTATGTTAGCTGGCGATGTTTCCATCCTGGATGAGCGCGTATTGAATGGTTTGAAAGAAACCTATAACTCCTTGGGTGTACCTGTCGGTTCTACCGTACAAGCTATCCAAGCAATCAAAGAAGTAACCGCTAGCTTAGTCGGTTCTGATGCCGGTAAGGAAATGGGTACTTACTTAGACTATATCTCCTCTGGCTTGAGCTAA
- a CDS encoding DNA/RNA non-specific endonuclease, with protein sequence MLIISRFWNMAVALLVIILLGCSTALPSQAFTTEKLLEKIPVVPTRTSTSIHLLLGNPSNATENTDNLDNYLVKKPQYALSYNNSKGTPNWVSWQLNQSWLGEVERQNDFRPDSSLPESFVRITPSIYSRSGYDKGHLAPSADRTKTKEDNAATFLMSNMMPQTPDNNRNTWANLEEYSRDLVREGKELYIIAGPAGSLDEPLKDKVTIPESTWKIVVVLDRLNSRLKGITANTRVIAVNVPNEEVVDNDWRNYTVSVDELEELTGYDFISNVSPNIQEVIESRVDNL encoded by the coding sequence ATGCTTATAATCAGTCGCTTTTGGAATATGGCTGTTGCCTTGCTGGTAATTATATTACTGGGATGTTCAACAGCGCTCCCGTCCCAAGCATTTACAACAGAAAAACTATTAGAAAAAATACCAGTTGTACCTACTAGAACCTCAACTAGCATTCACCTACTTTTGGGAAATCCCAGCAATGCAACTGAGAACACTGATAATTTAGACAACTACCTCGTGAAGAAGCCGCAGTATGCACTATCTTACAACAATAGCAAAGGCACACCTAATTGGGTGAGTTGGCAACTCAATCAGTCATGGCTGGGTGAAGTAGAGCGCCAAAATGACTTTCGCCCTGACAGCTCGCTGCCTGAAAGTTTTGTGCGGATAACTCCAAGTATATACTCTCGTTCAGGTTACGACAAAGGTCATCTTGCACCATCGGCAGACCGCACTAAGACAAAAGAGGATAATGCTGCTACCTTCTTGATGTCTAATATGATGCCTCAAACACCAGATAATAATAGAAACACTTGGGCTAATTTAGAAGAATATTCACGAGACTTGGTGCGTGAGGGTAAAGAACTTTATATTATCGCAGGACCTGCTGGTAGTCTAGACGAACCTCTGAAGGATAAGGTGACAATTCCTGAATCCACTTGGAAGATTGTGGTGGTTTTAGACCGGCTCAATTCTAGGCTCAAAGGAATTACTGCTAATACTCGCGTTATTGCAGTTAATGTTCCTAATGAGGAAGTAGTGGACAACGATTGGAGGAATTATACAGTCAGTGTTGACGAATTAGAAGAACTTACAGGCTATGATTTTATTTCTAATGTTTCTCCAAATATTCAGGAAGTGATTGAAAGTCGGGTAGATAATCTGTAA
- a CDS encoding phycobilisome rod-core linker polypeptide encodes MSVKASGGSSVARPQLYQTLAVARISQAEQQDRFLGSGELNELASYFASGAKRLEIAQTLTDNSEVIVSRAANRIFVGGSPMAFLEKPKEAELAMVGASTNVAEGMKLGTVTYVESRGGFLENLRSIFNTSAGGPTPPGFRPINIARYGPSNMAKSLRDLSWFLRYATYAIVAGDPSIIAVNTRGLREIIENACSGEATIVALQEIKAAALSYFRKDAEATDIVSQYMDVLLTEFQGPTPSNKVRQRPSSDQQGLQLPQIYFTAAERRPKFVMKPGLSATEKNEVIKAAYRQIFERDITRAYSLSISDLESKVKNGDISMKEFVRRLAKSPLYQKQFYQPFINSRVIELAFRHILGRGPSSREEVQKYFAIISNGGLPALVDALVDSQEYGDYFGEETVPYLRGLGQEAQECRNWGPQQDLFNYSAPFRKIPQFITTFAAYEQPLPDQHPYGSGNDPLEIQFGAIFPKETRNPSTSPAPFGKDTKRILIHQGAGINNQNSNPAARGEAPGSLGPKVFKLDQTPATFNKKTGKGTSVKFSEISTQAVIRAIYLQVFGRDVYEGQRQKVWEIKLENGEISVREFVRGLAKSDLFRNQYWSSLYVCKAIEYIHRRLLGRPTYGRQEINKYFDIAAKKGFYAVVDAIIDSLEYTEAFGEDTIPYERYLTPAGEAKRRLRVGSIREDVGAKVQKQETPRFVELGTVTADRSLPDIQFRINQGVSKQREQTKIFKLVANTSDKVAVKTLIGAAYRQIFERDVAPYIAKNEFSSLESKLGNGEITVKEFIEALGYSNLYLKEFYTPYPNTKVIELGTKHFLGRAPLDQAEIRKYNQILATQGIRAFIASLLNSAEYSQVFGEDTVPYRRFPALPAANFPNTEKLYNQLTKQNDDVVVPSFVPVKVRIEYDSINDAALDHTEPAFTAVARSINNGLGELVEVGVDTTRRKPARIYRWTDTTTLADKQQIINAAYEQVLDVFSSDVRSSELDSKLRNGEISVREFVRQLASSEIYRQRFYTPYPNTKVIEFLFRHLLGRAPATKGEISAYSQLLADGGLTAAVEAIVDSPEYTRYFGEDVVPYRKTGF; translated from the coding sequence ATGAGTGTTAAGGCAAGTGGTGGAAGCTCAGTTGCGCGTCCGCAACTATATCAAACCCTAGCTGTGGCAAGAATTTCCCAAGCGGAACAGCAAGACCGCTTTTTGGGATCTGGTGAACTAAATGAATTAGCCAGCTATTTTGCATCTGGTGCAAAGCGTCTAGAAATTGCCCAGACTCTCACAGACAATTCTGAGGTGATTGTATCTCGGGCTGCCAACAGAATTTTTGTTGGCGGTTCCCCAATGGCTTTTTTAGAAAAGCCCAAAGAAGCAGAATTGGCTATGGTCGGCGCCAGCACAAATGTAGCAGAAGGAATGAAGCTGGGAACCGTAACCTACGTTGAAAGTCGGGGTGGATTCCTAGAAAATTTGCGTTCAATCTTTAATACTTCTGCCGGCGGACCGACACCTCCTGGCTTTAGACCGATAAATATTGCCCGTTATGGTCCTAGCAACATGGCTAAGAGCTTGCGGGACTTATCGTGGTTCTTGCGGTATGCTACTTATGCGATCGTGGCAGGGGACCCCAGCATTATCGCCGTGAATACAAGGGGTTTGCGGGAAATTATCGAAAATGCTTGCTCTGGTGAAGCAACAATTGTGGCTTTACAAGAAATTAAAGCAGCAGCCCTTTCTTATTTCCGCAAAGATGCTGAAGCTACAGACATTGTGTCTCAATACATGGATGTGTTGCTGACAGAATTCCAAGGGCCTACACCGTCCAATAAGGTGCGCCAACGTCCTTCTAGTGACCAACAAGGCTTACAACTACCCCAGATTTATTTTACAGCGGCTGAACGGCGTCCTAAGTTTGTCATGAAGCCTGGGTTGTCGGCTACTGAAAAAAATGAGGTAATTAAAGCAGCTTATCGGCAAATTTTTGAGCGCGACATTACCCGTGCTTATAGCTTGTCGATATCTGACCTGGAATCTAAGGTTAAGAACGGCGACATCTCAATGAAAGAGTTTGTCCGTCGTTTAGCAAAATCTCCTCTTTACCAAAAACAGTTTTACCAGCCTTTTATTAACAGCCGTGTAATTGAGTTGGCGTTCCGTCATATTTTGGGACGTGGACCAAGTAGCCGCGAAGAAGTACAAAAATACTTTGCGATTATTTCTAACGGTGGTCTACCAGCTTTAGTTGATGCCTTGGTAGATTCTCAAGAATACGGCGACTACTTTGGGGAAGAAACAGTACCCTATCTGCGGGGTCTGGGTCAAGAAGCACAAGAATGTCGCAACTGGGGACCGCAGCAAGACCTGTTTAACTACAGTGCGCCGTTCCGGAAAATACCTCAGTTTATTACCACATTTGCGGCTTACGAGCAACCCCTACCAGACCAACATCCCTACGGTTCTGGTAATGACCCACTGGAAATTCAGTTTGGCGCGATTTTCCCGAAAGAAACTCGCAATCCCAGCACCAGTCCCGCACCTTTTGGTAAAGATACTAAGCGGATTCTGATTCACCAAGGGGCTGGGATTAATAACCAAAATAGCAATCCCGCTGCACGGGGTGAAGCACCCGGTTCTTTGGGACCAAAGGTGTTCAAATTAGACCAAACTCCTGCTACCTTCAACAAGAAGACTGGTAAGGGTACGAGCGTGAAATTCTCCGAAATTTCCACGCAAGCCGTGATTCGAGCGATTTATTTGCAAGTTTTTGGTCGCGATGTCTACGAAGGTCAGCGCCAAAAAGTATGGGAAATTAAGCTGGAAAACGGCGAAATTTCTGTCCGGGAATTTGTCCGTGGTTTGGCTAAGTCGGATCTATTCCGCAATCAGTACTGGTCATCGCTGTATGTGTGTAAAGCGATTGAATACATCCACCGTCGCTTATTGGGTCGTCCTACCTACGGTCGTCAAGAAATCAACAAATATTTTGACATCGCCGCCAAAAAGGGCTTTTATGCCGTAGTCGATGCGATCATTGACAGTCTAGAGTACACCGAGGCTTTTGGTGAAGACACCATTCCTTACGAACGGTATCTGACACCGGCTGGTGAAGCGAAGCGACGCTTGCGGGTTGGTAGTATTCGCGAAGACGTTGGTGCAAAAGTCCAAAAACAAGAAACACCACGCTTTGTCGAACTGGGCACAGTTACAGCAGATCGGAGTCTACCAGATATTCAATTCCGGATCAACCAAGGTGTTAGTAAGCAGCGGGAACAAACAAAAATCTTCAAGTTGGTGGCGAATACCAGCGACAAAGTGGCTGTGAAAACTTTGATTGGCGCGGCTTATCGTCAGATTTTTGAACGAGATGTTGCACCATACATCGCCAAAAACGAATTCTCAAGTTTAGAAAGTAAGCTGGGGAATGGCGAAATCACCGTCAAGGAATTTATTGAAGCTTTGGGTTACTCGAACCTCTACTTGAAAGAGTTCTACACACCCTACCCCAACACCAAGGTGATTGAACTAGGAACCAAACACTTCTTAGGACGGGCACCATTAGACCAGGCAGAAATCCGCAAATATAACCAGATTTTGGCAACTCAAGGTATTCGTGCCTTTATAGCTAGCCTGCTCAACAGTGCGGAGTATAGCCAGGTATTTGGTGAAGATACAGTTCCTTACCGTCGCTTCCCAGCCTTACCAGCAGCCAACTTCCCCAATACTGAAAAGCTTTACAACCAGCTGACCAAGCAAAATGATGATGTGGTTGTACCTAGCTTTGTGCCTGTAAAAGTGCGTATAGAATATGACAGCATTAATGACGCAGCCCTCGACCATACCGAGCCAGCGTTTACTGCAGTAGCTCGTTCCATTAACAATGGACTGGGAGAGTTGGTAGAAGTTGGTGTGGATACAACCCGCCGTAAACCAGCCCGGATTTACCGCTGGACTGATACAACCACCCTTGCAGACAAACAACAGATCATCAACGCTGCTTATGAGCAGGTGTTGGATGTATTTAGCAGTGATGTCCGCAGTAGCGAACTAGACAGCAAATTGCGGAATGGGGAAATTTCCGTCCGTGAGTTTGTGCGTCAACTAGCCAGCTCAGAAATCTATCGCCAACGCTTCTATACGCCTTATCCCAACACCAAAGTGATTGAATTTCTATTCCGTCACCTATTGGGACGCGCACCCGCCACCAAGGGCGAAATCAGCGCCTATAGCCAGCTACTGGCTGATGGCGGTTTAACAGCCGCTGTCGAGGCAATTGTCGATAGTCCAGAGTATACCCGCTACTTCGGTGAAGACGTGGTACCTTACCGAAAAACTGGGTTTTAA
- a CDS encoding PEP-CTERM sorting domain-containing protein: MKLATKLGIATVGVALSFAAIGTQSAQAASVTFRPALSSGDNYTFGLDLAPGEELGAGTTWKILTLFKPITDSSAGSVVNNQGVTSLFGGVLTSAKFEALLQVTPANVTDFDVTLTSANNIGNGFGWDLTKVAPALIPSTTPITPSTSSSATVPEPMTVGGSLLAVGFGAWMKRKKAVAA; the protein is encoded by the coding sequence ATGAAATTAGCTACCAAGCTAGGAATTGCTACTGTCGGTGTAGCTCTGTCTTTTGCTGCCATTGGTACACAATCTGCACAAGCTGCATCTGTAACTTTCCGTCCTGCTCTTAGTTCCGGCGATAATTACACGTTTGGACTAGACCTCGCTCCTGGCGAAGAGCTAGGTGCTGGTACAACATGGAAAATTTTGACTCTCTTTAAACCAATTACTGATTCCTCCGCAGGCTCCGTTGTGAATAACCAAGGCGTTACGTCACTATTCGGCGGCGTTCTGACTTCTGCTAAATTTGAAGCCCTATTACAAGTAACTCCTGCGAACGTTACAGATTTCGACGTTACCTTAACCAGTGCGAATAATATTGGTAACGGCTTTGGTTGGGACTTAACCAAAGTTGCTCCTGCTCTTATTCCTTCCACCACTCCCATCACTCCCAGCACAAGTAGTTCAGCAACTGTCCCCGAACCTATGACAGTTGGTGGTTCATTGCTAGCTGTTGGCTTTGGCGCTTGGATGAAGCGTAAGAAAGCAGTAGCTGCCTAA